A single window of Streptomyces cathayae DNA harbors:
- the ftsW gene encoding putative lipid II flippase FtsW: protein MSTSRTGRPPARRAPRPPAVPRPVRRNTVRALGTRARRAWDRPLTAYYVILGGSALIIVLGLVMVYSASQITALQNSLPGSYFFRKQLLAAGIGTVLLLAAARMPVKLHRALAYPLLAGSVFLMILVQVPGIGMAVNGNQNWIDLGGSFQLQPSEFGKLALVLWGADLLARKQDRRLLAQWKHLLVPLVPVAFMLLGLIMLGGDMGTAIILTAILFGLLWLTGAPTRLFAGVLAVAVLIGAFLIWSSPNRMARLSCLGATEPQAGPVDCWQAVHGIYALASGGIFGSGLGASVEKWGQLPEAHTDFIFAVTGEELGLAGTLSVLALFAALGYAGIRVAGRTEDPFVRYAAGGVTTWITAQAVINIGAVLGLLPIAGVPLPLFSYGGSALLPTMFAIGLLIAFARDEPAARAALAMRQPRFGRKRAGGSQQPRRWNTMRRRATAARSSGER from the coding sequence ATGTCCACTAGCCGCACCGGGCGGCCGCCCGCGCGACGGGCGCCCCGCCCGCCCGCCGTGCCCCGGCCGGTCCGCCGGAACACCGTCCGCGCCCTCGGCACACGGGCGCGCAGGGCCTGGGACCGGCCGCTGACCGCCTACTACGTGATCCTCGGCGGCAGCGCGCTGATCATCGTGCTCGGCCTGGTGATGGTCTACTCGGCCTCCCAGATCACCGCGCTGCAGAACTCGCTGCCGGGCTCGTACTTCTTCCGCAAGCAGCTCCTGGCCGCCGGCATCGGGACGGTGCTGCTGCTCGCGGCCGCCCGGATGCCCGTGAAACTGCACCGGGCGCTGGCCTACCCCCTCCTCGCGGGCTCCGTCTTCCTGATGATCCTGGTGCAGGTGCCGGGGATAGGGATGGCGGTCAACGGCAACCAGAACTGGATCGACCTCGGCGGCTCCTTCCAACTCCAGCCCAGTGAGTTCGGCAAGCTCGCCCTGGTGCTGTGGGGCGCCGACCTGCTCGCCCGCAAGCAGGACAGACGGCTGCTGGCCCAGTGGAAGCACCTGCTGGTGCCGCTCGTACCGGTCGCCTTCATGCTGCTCGGACTGATCATGCTGGGCGGCGACATGGGCACGGCGATCATCCTGACGGCGATCCTGTTCGGCCTGCTCTGGCTGACGGGAGCGCCCACCCGGTTGTTCGCCGGGGTGCTGGCGGTCGCCGTGCTGATCGGCGCGTTCCTCATCTGGAGCAGCCCGAACCGCATGGCCCGGCTCTCCTGCCTCGGCGCCACCGAACCCCAGGCGGGTCCCGTCGACTGCTGGCAGGCGGTGCACGGGATCTACGCCCTCGCCTCCGGCGGGATCTTCGGTTCCGGACTGGGCGCGAGTGTGGAGAAATGGGGCCAACTACCGGAAGCCCACACCGACTTCATCTTCGCCGTCACCGGTGAGGAACTGGGCCTGGCGGGGACGCTGTCGGTACTCGCCCTGTTCGCGGCTCTAGGCTATGCGGGTATCCGCGTGGCCGGACGCACGGAGGACCCCTTCGTGAGGTATGCCGCGGGAGGCGTGACCACCTGGATCACGGCGCAGGCCGTGATCAACATCGGTGCGGTCCTCGGACTGCTGCCGATCGCCGGTGTCCCGCTCCCGCTGTTCTCCTACGGGGGGTCCGCCCTGTTGCCGACCATGTTCGCCATCGGGCTGCTGATCGCCTTCGCGCGTGACGAGCCCGCTGCGCGGGCGGCGCTTGCGATGCGGCAACCTCGCTTTGGTAGAAAGCGGGCCGGGGGTTCTCAGCAGCCCCGGAGATGGAACACGATGCGACGGCGCGCCACGGCGGCACGTTCGTCCGGAGAGCGGTGA
- the murG gene encoding undecaprenyldiphospho-muramoylpentapeptide beta-N-acetylglucosaminyltransferase, whose protein sequence is MHVVLAGGGTAGHIEPALALADALRRHDPTVGITALGTERGLETRLVPERGYELALIPAVPLPRKPTPELITVPGRLRGTIKATEQILERTKADAVVGFGGYVALPGYLAAKRLGVPIIVHEANARPGLANKIGSRYAAQVAVSTPDSKLRDARYIGIPLRRSVATLDRAAMRPEARAAFGLDPNLPTLLVSGGSQGARRLNEVVQQVAPWLQQAGIQILHAVGPKNELPQVQQMPGMPPYIPVSYLDRMDLAYAAADMMLCRAGAMTVAELSAVGLPAAYVPLPIGNGEQRLNAQPVVKAGGGLLVDDAELTPEWVRQTVLPVLSDPHQLYEMSRAAAEFGRRDADDLLVGMVYEAIAARARQ, encoded by the coding sequence GTGCATGTCGTACTCGCCGGCGGAGGAACCGCGGGCCACATCGAGCCCGCGCTCGCCCTCGCGGATGCCCTGCGCAGGCATGATCCGACCGTGGGCATCACGGCCCTGGGCACGGAACGCGGTCTCGAGACACGCCTGGTACCCGAGCGCGGGTACGAACTGGCGCTGATCCCCGCCGTACCGCTGCCGCGCAAGCCCACCCCGGAGCTGATCACCGTCCCGGGCCGGCTGCGCGGCACCATCAAGGCGACGGAGCAGATCCTGGAACGCACCAAGGCGGACGCCGTGGTCGGCTTCGGCGGCTACGTCGCCCTGCCGGGCTACCTCGCCGCCAAGCGGCTCGGGGTGCCGATCATCGTCCACGAGGCCAACGCCCGCCCCGGCCTGGCCAACAAGATCGGCTCCCGGTACGCGGCCCAGGTCGCCGTCTCCACCCCGGACAGCAAGTTGCGCGACGCCCGCTACATCGGGATCCCGCTGCGCCGCTCCGTGGCCACCCTGGACCGGGCCGCCATGCGCCCCGAGGCCCGCGCCGCGTTCGGGCTCGACCCCAACCTGCCCACGCTGCTGGTCTCCGGCGGCTCGCAGGGCGCCCGCCGGCTGAACGAGGTCGTCCAGCAGGTCGCGCCGTGGCTGCAGCAGGCCGGGATCCAGATCCTGCACGCGGTCGGCCCGAAGAACGAACTGCCCCAGGTGCAGCAGATGCCGGGAATGCCCCCCTACATCCCGGTAAGTTACCTGGATCGGATGGATCTGGCGTACGCCGCGGCCGACATGATGCTCTGCCGCGCGGGCGCGATGACCGTCGCCGAACTCTCCGCCGTCGGGCTCCCGGCCGCCTACGTTCCGCTGCCGATCGGCAACGGCGAGCAGCGGCTGAACGCCCAGCCGGTGGTCAAGGCCGGCGGCGGTCTGCTGGTCGACGACGCGGAGCTGACGCCGGAGTGGGTGCGGCAGACCGTGCTGCCGGTGCTGTCCGACCCGCACCAGCTGTACGAGATGTCCCGCGCCGCCGCCGAGTTCGGCCGCCGGGACGCCGACGACCTGCTCGTCGGCATGGTGTACGAGGCGATCGCCGCCCGTGCGCGGCAGTAG
- a CDS encoding cell division protein FtsQ/DivIB yields the protein MAGTTTAERGGRQRESSGPPPVRRLRRRHLRLIIILAIALVFLGSGAFWLLYGSDLARAERVSVSGTRVLTPGQVREVAAVPLGGPLAMVDTETIASRLRREMPRIAAVDVVRSWPHEIGLKITERTPVLLMEKGGEFVEIDAEGVRYATVSKAPRGVPRLELTVRRSGTTAASLRRFGEERLVREAVRIVRDVPDSVARVTRSVNVRTHDDISLKLTDGREVVWGSAEKGAAKGRTLTALLKVAPDARHFDVSVPTAPASSGG from the coding sequence GTGGCCGGAACGACGACCGCCGAGCGCGGTGGACGCCAGCGGGAGTCGTCCGGCCCGCCGCCCGTCAGGCGCTTGAGGCGGCGGCACCTTCGTCTGATCATCATCCTGGCGATCGCCCTGGTGTTCCTCGGGAGCGGGGCGTTCTGGCTGCTGTACGGCTCCGATCTGGCCAGGGCGGAGCGGGTCTCCGTGTCCGGGACCCGTGTGCTGACTCCCGGGCAGGTGCGCGAGGTCGCCGCCGTTCCCCTCGGGGGCCCGCTGGCCATGGTGGACACCGAGACGATCGCATCGCGGCTCCGCCGGGAGATGCCCCGGATCGCGGCAGTTGACGTGGTTCGTTCCTGGCCGCACGAAATCGGATTGAAAATCACCGAGCGCACCCCGGTTCTTCTGATGGAAAAGGGCGGGGAGTTCGTCGAGATCGATGCCGAGGGTGTCCGGTACGCCACGGTTTCGAAGGCCCCCCGAGGTGTTCCCCGGCTGGAATTGACCGTCCGTCGAAGCGGCACCACGGCCGCGAGTCTGCGCCGCTTCGGCGAGGAGCGGCTGGTGCGGGAGGCGGTCCGGATCGTCCGCGACGTCCCGGACTCCGTCGCCCGGGTCACCCGGAGCGTCAACGTCCGTACCCACGACGACATCTCGCTGAAGCTGACGGACGGCAGGGAGGTCGTCTGGGGGAGCGCCGAGAAGGGTGCCGCGAAGGGGCGCACCCTCACCGCTCTGCTGAAAGTGGCGCCGGACGCACGGCACTTCGACGTGAGTGTTCCCACCGCCCCCGCGTCATCGGGGGGTTGA
- the ftsZ gene encoding cell division protein FtsZ — MAAPQNYLAVIKVIGVGGGGVNAINRMIEVGLKGVEFIAINTDAQALLMSDADVKLDVGRELTRGLGAGANPAVGRKAAEDHREEIEEVLKGADMVFVTAGEGGGTGTGGAPVVANIARSLGALTIGVVTRPFTFEGRRRANQAEDGIAELREEVDTLIVIPNDRLLSISDRQVSVLDAFKSADQVLLSGVQGITDLITTPGLINLDFADVKSVMSEAGSALMGIGSARGDDRAVAAAEMAISSPLLEASIDGARGVLLSISGGSDLGLFEINEAAQLVSEAAHPEANIIFGAVIDDALGDEVRVTVIAAGFDGGQPPAKRDNVLGSSSAKREEPAPARQPESRPSFGSLGSVTPREEPAPAPEPVSDIPVAQPPVQPTRAYSDSAAEELDVPDFLK, encoded by the coding sequence GTGGCAGCACCGCAGAACTACCTCGCAGTCATCAAAGTCATCGGTGTCGGCGGCGGTGGTGTCAATGCCATCAACCGGATGATCGAGGTCGGTCTCAAGGGCGTCGAGTTCATCGCCATCAACACCGACGCGCAAGCCCTGTTGATGAGCGACGCCGACGTCAAGCTCGACGTCGGCCGGGAACTCACCCGCGGACTCGGCGCCGGAGCCAACCCGGCCGTCGGCCGCAAGGCGGCCGAGGACCACCGCGAGGAGATCGAGGAGGTCCTCAAGGGGGCCGACATGGTCTTCGTGACGGCCGGTGAGGGCGGCGGCACCGGCACCGGCGGGGCCCCCGTCGTGGCCAACATCGCCCGCTCGCTGGGCGCTCTCACCATCGGCGTGGTCACCCGCCCGTTCACCTTCGAGGGCCGGCGCCGCGCCAACCAGGCGGAGGACGGCATCGCCGAGCTCCGTGAAGAGGTCGACACCCTCATCGTCATCCCCAACGACCGGCTGCTGTCCATCTCGGACCGCCAGGTCTCGGTCCTGGACGCCTTCAAGTCGGCGGACCAGGTCCTGCTCTCCGGTGTCCAGGGCATCACCGACCTCATCACCACGCCCGGCCTGATCAACCTCGACTTCGCCGACGTCAAGTCGGTCATGTCCGAGGCCGGTTCGGCCCTCATGGGCATCGGCTCGGCCCGCGGCGACGACCGCGCGGTGGCGGCGGCCGAGATGGCGATCTCCTCGCCGCTGCTGGAAGCCTCCATCGACGGCGCCCGGGGCGTGCTGCTCTCCATCTCCGGCGGCTCCGACCTCGGCCTGTTCGAGATCAACGAGGCCGCCCAGCTGGTCAGCGAGGCCGCCCACCCGGAGGCCAACATCATCTTCGGCGCGGTCATCGACGACGCCCTGGGCGACGAGGTCCGGGTCACCGTGATCGCGGCCGGCTTCGACGGCGGCCAGCCGCCGGCGAAGCGGGACAACGTCCTCGGCTCGTCCTCGGCCAAGCGCGAGGAGCCCGCTCCCGCGCGGCAGCCCGAGAGCCGGCCGTCCTTCGGCTCGCTCGGCAGCGTCACGCCCCGGGAGGAGCCGGCGCCGGCCCCCGAGCCGGTCAGTGACATCCCGGTGGCCCAGCCGCCGGTCCAGCCGACGAGGGCGTACTCGGACAGCGCGGCCGAGGAGCTGGACGTCCCGGACTTCCTCAAGTGA
- the pgeF gene encoding peptidoglycan editing factor PgeF, whose product MIGQRESVRGAHFAFTDRWGGVSAAPYAELNLGGAVGDDPDAVRVNRELAAKSLGLDPARVVWMNQVHGADTEVVDAPWGDRPVPGADAVVTARRGLALAVLTADCVPVLLADPVAGVAAAAHAGRPGLVAGVVPAAVRAMTGLGADPARIVARTGPAVCGRCYEVPEAMRADVAAVEPAAHAETSWGTPAVDVDGGVHAQLERLGVRDRERSQVCTRESDDHFSYRRDRSTGRLAGYVWLD is encoded by the coding sequence GTGATAGGACAACGCGAGAGCGTGCGCGGCGCGCACTTCGCCTTCACCGACCGGTGGGGCGGGGTGAGCGCCGCTCCGTATGCGGAGCTCAACCTCGGCGGAGCGGTCGGCGACGATCCCGACGCCGTACGCGTCAACCGCGAACTGGCCGCGAAGTCCCTCGGCCTCGATCCGGCCCGGGTGGTGTGGATGAACCAGGTGCACGGCGCCGACACCGAGGTGGTCGACGCGCCGTGGGGCGACCGTCCGGTCCCCGGGGCCGACGCGGTCGTCACCGCGCGACGGGGTCTCGCCCTGGCCGTGCTCACCGCCGACTGTGTGCCGGTGCTGCTCGCCGACCCCGTCGCCGGCGTGGCCGCGGCGGCCCACGCGGGACGGCCCGGACTGGTCGCGGGGGTGGTTCCCGCCGCCGTGCGGGCCATGACCGGACTCGGTGCCGACCCGGCCCGGATCGTCGCCCGCACCGGGCCCGCCGTCTGCGGACGGTGCTACGAGGTGCCGGAGGCGATGCGCGCCGACGTGGCCGCCGTCGAACCGGCGGCGCACGCCGAGACGAGCTGGGGGACACCGGCGGTCGATGTGGACGGGGGCGTACACGCCCAGCTCGAACGGCTCGGGGTGCGCGACCGGGAGCGGTCGCAGGTGTGCACCCGGGAGTCGGACGATCACTTCTCGTACCGGCGCGACCGCTCCACCGGGCGGCTCGCCGGCTATGTGTGGCTGGACTGA
- a CDS encoding YggS family pyridoxal phosphate-dependent enzyme has translation MTERRRDELAANLADVERRIAAACAAAGRGRAEVTLIVVTKTFPAGDVRILSELGVRHVAENRDQEAAPKAAECSDLPLSWHFVGQLQTNKVRSVVGYADFVQSVDRARLVTALAREAVRAGRELGCLVQVALDADESAAGGGRGERGGVAPGAVAELADLIAGSEGLRLDGLMTVAPLTGEYAGRQQAAFERLMDLSTDLRTAHPAANMVSAGMSTDLEQAVAAGATHVRVGSAVLGVRPGLG, from the coding sequence ATGACGGAACGACGTAGGGACGAACTCGCCGCGAACCTCGCGGATGTGGAGCGACGGATCGCCGCCGCGTGCGCGGCCGCCGGACGCGGGCGCGCCGAGGTGACCCTGATCGTGGTCACCAAGACCTTTCCCGCCGGTGATGTGCGGATCCTGTCGGAACTCGGCGTACGCCATGTCGCCGAGAACCGTGACCAGGAGGCCGCCCCCAAGGCAGCCGAATGCTCGGATCTTCCCCTTTCCTGGCATTTCGTCGGACAGCTTCAGACCAATAAGGTGCGATCCGTGGTCGGTTACGCGGATTTCGTGCAGTCCGTCGACCGTGCCCGTCTTGTCACGGCCCTCGCCAGGGAAGCCGTACGGGCCGGACGTGAACTCGGCTGTCTCGTCCAGGTCGCGCTCGACGCCGACGAGTCCGCGGCGGGCGGGGGCCGGGGGGAGCGCGGCGGCGTCGCGCCGGGCGCCGTCGCGGAGTTGGCCGATCTGATCGCCGGGTCCGAAGGGCTGCGGCTGGACGGGCTGATGACCGTCGCCCCGCTCACCGGGGAGTACGCCGGGCGGCAACAGGCGGCGTTCGAGCGTTTGATGGATTTGTCGACCGACCTGCGCACGGCTCATCCGGCTGCGAACATGGTTTCCGCGGGGATGAGTACGGATCTCGAACAGGCCGTTGCGGCCGGAGCGACACATGTGCGCGTCGGCAGTGCGGTACTCGGAGTCCGCCCCGGGCTCGGGTAA
- a CDS encoding cell division protein SepF — protein MAGAMRKMAVYLGLVEDDGYDGRGFDPDDDFEPELDPEPERDHRRHEPSHQLHGAHQLQRDEEVRVAQPPPPREPVARAASLPAESARPARIAPVASITQERANLEKNAPVIMPKVVSEREPYRITTLHPRTYNEARTIGEHFREGTPVIMNLTEMDDTDAKRLVDFAAGLVFGLHGSIERVTQKVFLLSPANVDVTAEDKARIAEGGFFNQS, from the coding sequence ATGGCCGGCGCGATGCGCAAGATGGCGGTCTACCTCGGCCTCGTGGAGGACGATGGGTACGACGGCCGCGGATTTGATCCAGACGACGACTTCGAGCCCGAACTCGACCCGGAGCCCGAGCGGGACCACCGGCGGCACGAGCCGTCGCACCAGTTGCACGGGGCGCATCAGCTCCAGAGGGACGAAGAGGTGCGGGTGGCGCAACCGCCCCCGCCCCGTGAACCGGTTGCCCGGGCCGCTTCGCTTCCCGCTGAATCGGCACGCCCGGCGCGCATCGCGCCCGTGGCATCCATCACACAAGAACGCGCGAACCTGGAGAAGAACGCACCGGTGATCATGCCCAAGGTCGTGTCGGAACGAGAGCCTTACCGGATCACCACGCTTCACCCGCGGACCTACAACGAGGCCCGTACCATCGGGGAACACTTCCGTGAGGGCACTCCGGTGATCATGAATCTCACGGAGATGGATGACACGGACGCGAAGCGACTTGTCGACTTTGCGGCCGGTCTGGTGTTTGGTCTTCACGGCAGCATCGAGCGGGTGACGCAGAAGGTGTTCCTGCTGTCTCCTGCTAACGTCGATGTCACGGCGGAGGACAAGGCCCGTATCGCAGAGGGCGGGTTCTTCAACCAGAGCTGA
- a CDS encoding YggT family protein, whose protein sequence is MSVFAQVIYIALMVFLIVLIFRLVMDYVFQFARSWQPGKAMVVVLEATYTVTDPPLKLLRRFIPPLRLGGVALDLSFFVLMIIVYILISLVGSALR, encoded by the coding sequence ATGAGCGTGTTCGCGCAGGTGATCTACATCGCGCTGATGGTGTTTCTCATCGTGCTCATCTTCCGTCTGGTCATGGACTACGTCTTCCAGTTCGCCCGCTCGTGGCAACCCGGCAAGGCGATGGTGGTCGTCCTGGAGGCCACCTACACTGTCACCGATCCACCGCTCAAGCTCCTGCGGCGGTTCATCCCGCCGCTGCGTCTCGGGGGCGTGGCGCTCGACCTGTCCTTCTTCGTACTGATGATCATTGTCTACATCCTGATCTCCCTCGTGGGCAGTGCGCTGAGGTGA
- a CDS encoding DivIVA domain-containing protein, protein MPLTPEDVRNKQFTTVRLREGYDEDEVDAFLDEVEAELTRLLRENEDLRAKLAAATRAAAQNQQNMRKPPEPQDQQQGQQGPPPQGMPQQGMRGPGGPVPAGISGPPQQQMGGPMGGPPQLPSGAPQLPAGPGGQGGPQGPGPMGQGPMGQGPGPMGQGGPMQGQMGPGGPMQGQMQGQMGPGGPMQGQMGPGGPMGGPGGPMGGPPGLPGQQQGGPGGDSAARVLSLAQQTADQAIAEARSEANKIVGEARSRAEGLERDARAKADALERDAQEKHRVAMGSLESARATLERKVEDLRGFEREYRTRLKSYLESQLRQLETQADDSLAPPRQPAAPSLPPSPAPSMAPAGAPSYGGSQPMGGGPGAQPGPSYGSQQQMQPAMTQPMAPVRPQGPSPMGQAPSPMRGFLIDEDDN, encoded by the coding sequence ATGCCGTTGACCCCCGAGGACGTGCGGAACAAGCAGTTCACGACCGTCCGCCTCCGAGAAGGCTATGACGAGGACGAGGTCGATGCCTTCCTCGACGAGGTCGAAGCCGAACTGACGCGCCTGCTCCGAGAGAACGAGGACCTGCGCGCCAAACTGGCCGCGGCCACGCGTGCTGCTGCCCAGAACCAGCAGAACATGCGCAAACCCCCTGAACCGCAGGACCAGCAGCAGGGGCAGCAGGGACCGCCTCCCCAGGGCATGCCCCAGCAGGGCATGCGAGGTCCCGGCGGACCGGTGCCCGCCGGCATATCGGGCCCGCCGCAGCAGCAGATGGGTGGCCCCATGGGTGGTCCGCCCCAGCTGCCGAGCGGTGCGCCGCAACTGCCCGCCGGCCCCGGTGGACAGGGCGGTCCGCAGGGTCCCGGCCCGATGGGCCAGGGTCCCATGGGTCAGGGTCCCGGGCCGATGGGCCAGGGCGGTCCGATGCAGGGGCAGATGGGTCCCGGCGGTCCGATGCAGGGACAGATGCAGGGGCAGATGGGTCCCGGCGGTCCGATGCAGGGACAGATGGGTCCCGGCGGCCCGATGGGCGGCCCCGGCGGCCCCATGGGCGGTCCTCCCGGCCTCCCCGGTCAGCAGCAGGGCGGTCCCGGTGGCGACAGCGCGGCCCGCGTGCTCTCGCTGGCCCAGCAGACCGCCGACCAGGCGATCGCCGAGGCCCGTTCCGAGGCCAACAAGATTGTCGGTGAGGCGCGTTCCCGTGCCGAGGGTCTCGAGCGGGACGCCCGCGCCAAGGCGGACGCCCTGGAGCGGGACGCGCAGGAGAAGCACCGCGTCGCGATGGGCTCCCTGGAGTCCGCCCGCGCCACGCTGGAGCGCAAGGTCGAGGACCTGCGCGGCTTCGAGCGCGAGTACCGCACGCGGCTGAAGTCCTACCTGGAGTCGCAGCTGCGTCAGCTGGAGACCCAGGCGGACGACTCGCTCGCCCCGCCGCGTCAGCCGGCCGCCCCGTCGCTGCCGCCGTCCCCGGCGCCCTCGATGGCTCCGGCCGGTGCACCGTCCTACGGCGGCAGCCAGCCGATGGGCGGCGGTCCGGGCGCCCAGCCCGGTCCGTCCTACGGCAGCCAGCAGCAGATGCAGCCGGCGATGACCCAGCCCATGGCGCCGGTGCGCCCGCAGGGGCCGTCGCCGATGGGTCAGGCCCCCTCGCCGATGCGCGGGTTCCTGATCGACGAGGACGACAACTGA